The Apibacter raozihei genome contains a region encoding:
- the rfbA gene encoding glucose-1-phosphate thymidylyltransferase RfbA, with amino-acid sequence MKGIILAGGSGTRLYPLTIAVSKQLMPVYDKPMIYYPLSVLLDADITEILIITTPHDQEGFKKLLGDGSDLGCKLTYEIQYEPNGLAQAFVIGEQFIGKDSVALILGDNIFYGSGLGKLLREKTQLNGAVVFAYHVNDPERYGVVEFDENMKAISIEEKPEIPKSNYAVPGLYFYDNKVVKIAKNLQPSKRGEYEITDVNKEYLKTGDLEVGVLDRGTAWLDTGTFDSLHDATEYIRVIEKRQGIKIGCIEETAFKRGFISREKLHEIADKYGKSGYGSYLKNITYHKH; translated from the coding sequence ATGAAAGGAATTATATTGGCCGGAGGTTCGGGAACAAGATTATACCCATTAACTATTGCTGTTAGTAAACAGCTGATGCCTGTTTATGATAAACCCATGATTTATTATCCTTTGTCTGTTTTGCTTGATGCGGATATTACAGAAATATTAATAATAACCACCCCACATGATCAGGAAGGATTTAAGAAACTTTTAGGAGATGGTTCAGATTTAGGGTGTAAGCTTACTTATGAAATACAATATGAACCTAATGGCCTTGCTCAAGCATTTGTTATAGGAGAACAATTTATAGGGAAAGATTCTGTTGCATTAATATTAGGAGATAATATTTTTTATGGTTCTGGATTAGGGAAATTATTAAGAGAGAAAACCCAATTAAATGGAGCAGTGGTTTTTGCTTATCACGTAAACGATCCGGAACGATATGGCGTAGTTGAATTTGATGAAAATATGAAAGCAATTTCTATTGAAGAAAAGCCAGAAATACCTAAGTCAAACTATGCGGTTCCCGGATTATATTTTTATGATAACAAGGTAGTAAAAATTGCTAAAAATTTACAGCCCTCTAAAAGAGGAGAATATGAAATTACAGATGTCAATAAAGAATATCTTAAAACAGGTGATTTAGAAGTCGGAGTTTTAGATAGAGGGACGGCCTGGCTCGATACTGGAACTTTTGATTCTTTACATGATGCAACAGAATATATTCGGGTAATTGAGAAAAGACAGGGAATAAAAATAGGCTGTATTGAAGAAACCGCTTTTAAAAGAGGTTTCATATCAAGAGAAAAATTGCATGAAATTGCTGATAAGTATGGAAAAAGCGGATATGGTTCCTATCTAAAAAATATTACTTATCATAAACACTAA
- the rfbB gene encoding dTDP-glucose 4,6-dehydratase — translation MKKIIITGGAGFIGSHVVRRFVNQYPEYQILNLDSLSYAGNLENLKDIEDCQNYSFVKADITDEQQISKIFSEFQPDGIIHLAAESHVDRSITSPLEFVKTNIIGTVNLLHAAKECWKNSFEGKRFHHISTDEVFGALGNEGFFTEETKYDPHSPYSASKASSDHFVRAYSDTYGLPIVITNCSNNYGPNHFPEKLIPLMIHNIINKKPLPVYGDGNYTRDWLYVIDHAIAIDLVFHQGKNQENYNVGGFNEWKNIDLVYLLCNLMDEKLGRKNGESAELITFVKDRPGHDLRYAIDATKINKELGWKPSVTFEEGLDKTVEWYLANKDWLENVTSGAYQKYYQQQYH, via the coding sequence ATGAAAAAAATTATAATAACAGGAGGGGCAGGATTTATAGGGTCACATGTAGTTAGAAGGTTTGTAAATCAATATCCTGAATATCAGATTTTGAATTTGGATTCTTTATCCTATGCTGGGAATTTAGAAAATTTAAAAGATATTGAAGATTGTCAAAATTATTCATTTGTTAAAGCAGATATTACAGATGAGCAACAAATCAGTAAAATATTTTCTGAATTTCAACCTGACGGAATTATACATTTAGCTGCTGAATCTCATGTAGATCGATCTATAACTTCACCGTTGGAATTTGTTAAAACGAATATCATAGGAACTGTTAATTTGCTTCATGCAGCCAAAGAATGCTGGAAAAATTCCTTTGAAGGAAAAAGGTTTCACCACATTTCAACAGACGAAGTATTTGGGGCTTTAGGTAATGAAGGTTTTTTTACTGAAGAAACTAAGTATGATCCGCATTCCCCTTATTCTGCATCCAAGGCATCATCAGATCATTTTGTAAGAGCATATTCAGACACCTATGGTTTACCTATCGTTATTACCAATTGCTCTAATAATTATGGACCTAACCATTTTCCTGAAAAATTAATTCCTTTAATGATTCATAACATTATAAATAAAAAGCCTTTACCGGTTTATGGAGATGGAAATTATACTAGAGATTGGCTATATGTTATAGATCATGCAATAGCTATTGATTTAGTTTTTCATCAAGGTAAAAACCAAGAAAATTATAATGTTGGAGGGTTCAACGAGTGGAAAAACATTGATTTGGTTTATTTATTATGTAATTTAATGGATGAAAAATTAGGGCGGAAAAACGGAGAGAGCGCTGAATTAATAACGTTTGTAAAAGATCGCCCGGGGCATGATTTACGTTATGCCATAGATGCTACAAAAATTAATAAGGAATTAGGCTGGAAGCCTAGTGTCACTTTTGAAGAAGGTCTGGATAAGACCGTTGAATGGTATTTAGCTAATAAAGACTGGTTAGAGAACGTGACCAGTGGGGCTTATCAAAAATATTATCAACAGCAATATCATTAA
- a CDS encoding UDP-glucose dehydrogenase family protein: MNITIVGTGYVGLVSGTCLADLGHTVHCVDVNEEKVEMMKKGRVPIYEPQLEEVFLRNIRGERLFFTTNLSEAIKVSNVIFLALPTPPGEDGSADLSYVLDVAGQIGELITEYTIVVNKSTVPVGTSEKVKSIMKSKTSIPFDVVSNPEFLREGYAVEDFMNPERVIVGSSSQRAFEVMDRIYLPLTNIGVKLIQMDEKSSELTKYASNSFLATKITFMNEIANYCEKVGADVDKVRMGMGSDERIGNRFLFPGIGYGGSCFPKDVKALIKSGKEVGYNFKILESVEEINIKQKTILVPEIEKYLGNLNGAKIAIWGLAFKDNTDDIREASSLEIIEKLLGKGANVIAYDSIAMENVKKVLGNKISYAKNMYECVEDAEALVVVTEWGEFKNPHFDILTKKMKNKAIFDGRNLYNLEELASHGFYYKSIGRKLIK, translated from the coding sequence ATGAATATTACAATTGTAGGTACAGGATATGTGGGATTAGTCTCAGGAACCTGTTTGGCAGATTTAGGGCATACGGTTCACTGTGTTGATGTTAATGAAGAAAAGGTTGAAATGATGAAGAAAGGTCGTGTGCCTATCTATGAACCGCAGCTTGAAGAAGTTTTCTTAAGAAATATACGAGGAGAGAGATTATTTTTCACCACAAATTTAAGTGAGGCAATAAAGGTTTCGAATGTGATCTTTTTAGCTCTTCCAACTCCTCCGGGAGAAGATGGCTCTGCGGATTTATCTTATGTGTTGGATGTAGCTGGCCAAATCGGAGAATTGATTACAGAATACACAATAGTTGTAAATAAGAGTACTGTTCCTGTAGGAACTTCTGAAAAAGTTAAAAGTATAATGAAGTCTAAAACCAGCATTCCTTTTGACGTTGTATCAAACCCTGAATTTTTGAGAGAAGGATATGCAGTGGAAGATTTTATGAATCCGGAAAGAGTAATTGTGGGTTCAAGTTCTCAACGAGCATTTGAGGTAATGGATCGTATATATTTGCCATTAACAAACATTGGTGTTAAGTTAATTCAAATGGATGAAAAATCTTCAGAGTTAACCAAATATGCTTCCAATTCTTTTCTTGCGACTAAGATCACTTTTATGAACGAAATAGCTAATTATTGTGAGAAAGTAGGAGCAGATGTTGATAAAGTCAGAATGGGAATGGGCTCTGATGAACGAATAGGAAATCGTTTTTTATTTCCAGGGATTGGCTATGGAGGAAGTTGCTTTCCTAAAGATGTTAAGGCCTTAATTAAAAGTGGTAAAGAAGTAGGATATAATTTTAAGATTTTAGAATCAGTTGAAGAAATAAATATAAAGCAAAAAACTATCTTAGTACCTGAAATCGAAAAATATTTAGGAAATTTAAATGGGGCTAAAATTGCAATCTGGGGCTTAGCATTTAAAGATAACACCGATGATATAAGAGAGGCATCTTCATTGGAAATAATAGAAAAACTGTTGGGTAAAGGAGCTAATGTAATTGCGTATGATTCTATAGCAATGGAAAATGTGAAAAAAGTGTTGGGAAATAAGATTTCTTATGCAAAAAACATGTATGAATGTGTAGAAGATGCCGAAGCATTGGTAGTAGTAACCGAATGGGGAGAGTTTAAAAATCCACATTTTGATATTTTAACAAAAAAAATGAAAAACAAAGCTATTTTCGACGGTAGGAACCTATACAATCTGGAAGAATTGGCATCACATGGTTTTTATTATAAAAGTATAGGCAGAAAATTAATTAAATAG
- a CDS encoding DUF6048 family protein, whose protein sequence is MNRKTYLLLISLFLGVFSYSQQPTIDSTFISPKQRQMFVGVDLFNPIASFFSDKKNISGYISYKIKNRWVAVGELGYEKNIYKYNDWDVSAKGVFAEFGVNYILTNNYENTGEGFFIGARLAFSPYKQTINQYPVKGVNSDGQTQIISSSSLPEKNVSSGWFEGLVGAKVQLGQSPFYLDFMIRPKFLIFSKKQEGIDNLVIPGYGKNKGNANISLFWGVSYRIF, encoded by the coding sequence ATGAATCGAAAAACTTATTTGTTACTTATTAGCTTGTTTCTAGGAGTTTTCTCTTATTCACAACAACCAACAATAGACTCAACCTTTATTAGTCCGAAGCAACGTCAAATGTTTGTAGGAGTAGATTTGTTTAATCCAATAGCTAGTTTTTTTTCAGATAAAAAAAACATTAGCGGATATATTTCCTACAAAATAAAAAATAGATGGGTAGCGGTTGGAGAACTAGGTTACGAAAAAAATATTTATAAATATAATGACTGGGACGTTTCAGCTAAAGGTGTTTTTGCGGAATTTGGAGTTAATTATATACTTACAAATAATTATGAAAATACCGGAGAAGGCTTTTTCATAGGAGCAAGACTCGCTTTTTCTCCCTATAAACAAACAATTAACCAATATCCTGTTAAAGGAGTAAATTCAGATGGTCAGACCCAAATAATTAGTTCATCTTCCTTACCTGAGAAAAATGTAAGTTCAGGGTGGTTTGAAGGTTTAGTTGGTGCAAAAGTACAATTAGGTCAATCTCCTTTTTATTTGGATTTTATGATTCGGCCTAAGTTTCTTATTTTCTCTAAGAAACAGGAAGGTATTGATAATTTGGTTATTCCCGGCTATGGAAAAAATAAAGGAAATGCTAATATATCTTTATTCTGGGGAGTAAGCTATCGAATTTTTTAG
- a CDS encoding DUF6452 family protein, with translation MYIKRLNIIGFCLLFITVINACVDDDICDKPVTPRLTIGFINSLGSRYTVDTLYVDEVNSGGIVTRGNKFASIDSVRLPLNSQAEQTVFYFYNRKNTIDTDKDIITVKYNTSQKFISKACGYKVIFDNVSYDLSRAVNMKGITPNTSQIHNESKNLFVTY, from the coding sequence ATGTATATAAAAAGGCTAAATATTATAGGTTTCTGCCTATTATTTATAACTGTTATTAATGCTTGCGTGGATGATGATATATGCGACAAACCTGTTACACCTAGGTTAACAATTGGATTTATAAATTCATTAGGAAGTCGCTATACTGTAGATACGCTATATGTGGATGAAGTAAATTCAGGCGGAATAGTTACTAGAGGAAATAAGTTTGCAAGTATAGATAGTGTTAGATTACCGCTAAACAGTCAAGCAGAACAAACGGTTTTTTATTTTTATAATAGGAAAAATACTATTGACACAGATAAAGATATTATTACTGTAAAATACAACACAAGCCAAAAGTTTATATCAAAAGCATGTGGCTATAAAGTCATATTTGACAATGTCAGCTATGATTTGTCAAGAGCTGTTAATATGAAAGGAATAACTCCAAACACTTCACAAATTCATAATGAATCGAAAAACTTATTTGTTACTTATTAG
- the rlmD gene encoding 23S rRNA (uracil(1939)-C(5))-methyltransferase RlmD, with product MRRKRNIQIDNLELVTAGAKGVAIGRTEEGKTVLVSNAVPGDIVNVQVVKSKKNYFEAKIVSFLKYSDDRVEPKCMHFGVCGGCKWQNLSYDKQLEYKEKEVYGNLTRIGKIENFSYLPICSSKEQYNYRNKMEFSFSNARWLTLEEIQSGNEIQEKDALGFHIPQQWSKVLDLKECFLQAEPSNTIRNKVKKFALEQEMEFYDIKEQKGFLRTLMIRSNSKNEILILVQFFKEIKEQREAILSFIKEEFPEVKTVMYAINPKGNDSIYDLDVQIYSGDGYITEEIEGLKFKIGPKSFFQTNYNQAVNLYEITRDFAELNGDEIVYDLYTGTGTIAQFVSRKAKKVIGVEAVPEAIEAAKKNAEYNEVTNCTFYCGDMKEIFTDEFISQNGRPDVIITDPPRDGMHKNVVETILRISPRKLVYVSCNSATQARDLELMRDKYEVIKVQAVDMFPQTHHVESVALLKLK from the coding sequence TTGAGGAGAAAAAGAAATATTCAAATAGATAATCTAGAGCTGGTTACGGCTGGTGCAAAAGGTGTGGCTATAGGCCGGACAGAAGAAGGGAAAACAGTATTAGTTTCCAATGCAGTTCCTGGTGATATAGTTAACGTACAGGTAGTTAAATCGAAAAAAAATTATTTTGAAGCAAAAATAGTAAGTTTTTTAAAGTATTCTGATGACCGAGTAGAGCCAAAATGTATGCATTTTGGAGTTTGTGGAGGTTGTAAATGGCAAAATCTCTCGTACGATAAGCAATTAGAGTATAAAGAGAAAGAAGTATACGGTAATCTAACACGAATAGGGAAAATAGAAAATTTTTCTTACTTACCTATTTGTTCATCTAAAGAGCAGTATAACTATCGTAATAAGATGGAATTTTCTTTTTCAAATGCCCGATGGTTAACTCTTGAAGAAATACAGTCTGGTAATGAAATTCAGGAAAAAGATGCCTTAGGATTTCATATACCTCAACAATGGAGTAAAGTCCTTGATTTAAAAGAGTGTTTTTTACAGGCGGAACCTTCAAATACAATTCGTAATAAGGTTAAAAAATTTGCCTTGGAACAAGAAATGGAATTTTATGATATTAAAGAGCAGAAAGGTTTTTTACGCACATTGATGATACGCTCAAATTCTAAAAATGAGATTCTGATTTTAGTTCAATTTTTTAAAGAAATAAAGGAACAGAGAGAAGCAATTCTCTCATTTATAAAAGAAGAGTTTCCTGAGGTAAAAACAGTTATGTATGCTATTAATCCTAAAGGTAATGATAGTATTTACGATTTAGATGTTCAGATTTATTCCGGAGATGGATATATCACAGAAGAAATTGAAGGTTTAAAATTTAAAATTGGTCCTAAATCCTTTTTTCAAACAAATTATAATCAAGCAGTTAATCTTTATGAGATAACAAGAGATTTTGCAGAATTAAATGGGGATGAAATCGTTTACGATCTATATACAGGTACTGGAACTATTGCTCAGTTTGTTTCCAGAAAAGCAAAAAAAGTTATAGGAGTTGAAGCTGTACCTGAAGCTATTGAAGCGGCAAAAAAGAATGCAGAGTACAATGAGGTTACAAACTGTACATTTTATTGTGGAGATATGAAGGAGATTTTTACTGATGAATTTATCTCACAAAATGGAAGGCCGGATGTAATAATCACTGATCCTCCGAGAGATGGTATGCATAAAAATGTTGTAGAAACGATATTGAGAATAAGTCCGAGAAAATTAGTTTATGTTAGTTGTAATTCAGCAACACAGGCTAGAGATTTGGAACTAATGAGAGATAAATATGAAGTTATCAAAGTTCAGGCGGTAGATATGTTTCCACAGACGCATCACGTAGAAAGTGTTGCACTATTAAAATTGAAGTAA
- a CDS encoding pyridoxal phosphate-dependent aminotransferase produces MNLLSDRINRLSYSQTFVMSNKARELKAQGVNVISLTLGEPDYDIPEFVRESAIKAINDGVKSYTPVPGYAELRKAISDKFKRDNNLDYKPNQIIVSNGGKQSIINVLLSIVNDGDEVIVPAPYWVSYFEMVKLAGGENVVVDTTIDTDFKITPEQLEKAITPKTKAFLFSSPCNPSGTVYTKDELHALAKVLAKHPNIIIISDEIYEYINYEGKHESIAQFPEVFEQTATINGVSKSYSMTGWRIGYMGAPAWLTDACDKIQGQMTSGANCIAQMASITAVEADPSVINYMIDGFKNRRDLVFNLLQEIPGVKVNKPAGAFYFFPDISSFFGKTIQGHEIKDSDDFSLMLLEKAHVATVGGVSFGDKNCIRLSYAASEEDLKEAVRRIKSVLE; encoded by the coding sequence ATGAATCTATTATCAGATCGTATTAATCGTCTCAGTTATTCTCAAACTTTTGTAATGTCGAACAAAGCAAGAGAATTAAAAGCTCAAGGAGTTAATGTCATTAGTCTTACCTTAGGTGAACCTGATTATGATATCCCTGAATTTGTAAGGGAATCTGCTATAAAGGCTATTAATGATGGTGTAAAGTCATATACACCTGTACCCGGATATGCTGAGTTAAGAAAGGCTATCTCTGATAAGTTCAAACGCGATAACAATTTGGATTACAAACCGAATCAAATTATTGTTTCCAATGGAGGAAAACAATCAATCATCAATGTTTTATTATCCATCGTAAATGATGGAGATGAGGTAATTGTTCCTGCACCATACTGGGTTAGCTATTTCGAGATGGTTAAACTTGCCGGAGGAGAAAACGTGGTAGTTGACACTACCATTGATACAGATTTTAAAATAACTCCTGAACAGTTAGAAAAAGCTATTACTCCAAAAACCAAAGCTTTCTTATTCAGCTCACCATGTAACCCATCCGGAACTGTTTATACTAAAGATGAATTACATGCCTTGGCTAAAGTATTAGCAAAACACCCAAACATTATTATCATCTCAGATGAAATTTATGAATACATAAATTACGAAGGAAAACACGAAAGTATTGCTCAGTTCCCTGAAGTTTTTGAACAAACAGCCACCATTAACGGAGTATCCAAATCATATTCAATGACCGGGTGGAGAATCGGCTATATGGGCGCTCCGGCCTGGCTCACAGATGCTTGTGACAAGATACAGGGTCAAATGACTTCCGGTGCTAACTGTATCGCTCAAATGGCATCTATCACAGCTGTGGAAGCAGATCCTTCAGTAATCAATTATATGATTGATGGCTTTAAGAACAGAAGAGACTTAGTTTTTAATCTACTACAGGAAATTCCTGGAGTTAAAGTTAATAAGCCTGCTGGTGCATTTTATTTCTTCCCGGATATATCTTCATTTTTTGGAAAAACTATTCAAGGACACGAAATTAAGGATTCAGATGATTTTTCTCTTATGCTTTTAGAAAAAGCTCATGTTGCAACTGTTGGCGGAGTATCTTTCGGTGACAAAAATTGCATCCGTCTTTCTTACGCTGCTTCTGAAGAGGATCTGAAAGAGGCTGTTCGTAGAATTAAATCTGTTTTAGAATAA
- a CDS encoding YegP family protein: protein MFEIFKDKSGAFRFRLKAKNGQIILASEGYTQKTNCQKGVSSVKRNSKNEDRFELKQSSNKKWFFNLKAGNGQIVGTSELYDNEASAKNGVKSVMNNAPTAETVDLSK, encoded by the coding sequence ATGTTTGAAATTTTTAAAGACAAATCAGGGGCTTTTCGTTTTAGACTTAAAGCCAAAAATGGACAGATTATCCTTGCTAGCGAAGGATATACTCAAAAAACGAACTGTCAGAAAGGAGTAAGCTCTGTGAAAAGAAATTCTAAAAATGAAGATCGTTTCGAATTGAAACAGAGTTCTAACAAAAAATGGTTCTTTAATTTAAAGGCAGGTAACGGCCAGATAGTAGGAACCAGCGAACTTTATGACAATGAAGCAAGTGCTAAAAATGGTGTTAAATCAGTGATGAACAATGCACCAACGGCAGAAACAGTTGATTTATCAAAATAA
- a CDS encoding TrmH family RNA methyltransferase, which translates to MNIESDKNPKIKNLVKLLEKSRERKSQRKFIVEGRQENFFALENNFQPLEFYIQPEIFKSSLKLPQSVPLYEVSATVYNKLAYRKITEGIIGVFEYEVKKLPEISMSETPFILVIESIEKPGNLGAICRTADAFGADMVIVCEEKTDIYNPNVIRSSVGSFFNVPVISATNEEVYTFLTNKSINLYGTFMNEQSISVQNADLVSSCAILFGTEHQGVSDYWRERIDKNVLIPMKGKIDSLNVSNAVAIISYEVERQRIAPEKA; encoded by the coding sequence ATGAATATTGAAAGCGATAAAAATCCAAAGATCAAAAACTTAGTCAAACTACTTGAAAAGAGCAGGGAAAGAAAGTCTCAGCGGAAATTTATAGTAGAAGGCAGGCAGGAAAATTTTTTTGCTTTAGAAAATAATTTTCAACCTTTAGAATTTTATATTCAGCCGGAAATATTTAAAAGTTCATTAAAATTGCCTCAGTCAGTACCTTTGTATGAAGTATCAGCTACAGTATATAATAAATTAGCATATCGTAAGATTACCGAAGGAATAATTGGAGTTTTTGAGTATGAAGTAAAAAAGCTTCCTGAAATATCTATGTCCGAAACACCGTTTATCTTAGTTATAGAATCAATTGAAAAGCCGGGTAATTTAGGAGCTATATGCAGAACTGCCGATGCTTTTGGAGCAGATATGGTAATCGTATGTGAAGAAAAAACAGATATTTATAATCCTAATGTCATACGCTCATCTGTTGGAAGCTTTTTCAATGTGCCTGTAATATCGGCAACAAATGAAGAAGTTTACACATTTCTTACTAATAAATCAATAAACCTCTACGGAACCTTTATGAATGAGCAATCGATTAGTGTTCAGAATGCGGATTTGGTTTCTTCCTGTGCTATACTATTTGGTACTGAGCATCAGGGAGTTTCGGATTATTGGAGAGAAAGAATTGATAAAAATGTTTTAATTCCTATGAAAGGGAAGATAGATTCCTTGAATGTAAGCAACGCAGTAGCTATTATAAGTTATGAGGTAGAACGGCAAAGAATTGCTCCAGAAAAGGCATAA
- a CDS encoding ribonuclease domain-containing protein, whose amino-acid sequence MLLKKQTLIYTILFGLLIIIGIIFSYKNAKQHVNIQQFNVQELSSENVVIPYIRLHHSLPAYYITKKEARKSGWKPEQGNLCKILPGKIIGGDLFTNRENKLPLKKGRIWFEADINYQCNQRGAERVIFSSDGLIFITHDHYKTFEKK is encoded by the coding sequence ATGTTATTAAAAAAACAAACCCTAATTTATACAATTCTTTTTGGTTTATTAATCATTATCGGCATTATATTCAGCTATAAAAATGCCAAACAACATGTTAATATACAGCAATTTAATGTACAAGAATTAAGCTCTGAAAATGTTGTAATTCCTTATATTCGTTTACATCATTCTTTACCAGCATATTATATAACAAAGAAAGAGGCCAGAAAATCAGGTTGGAAACCTGAACAGGGAAACCTGTGTAAAATTCTGCCAGGCAAAATTATTGGCGGAGATCTATTTACTAATAGAGAAAATAAACTTCCTTTAAAAAAAGGAAGAATTTGGTTTGAAGCTGACATTAATTATCAATGCAACCAAAGAGGAGCTGAACGGGTTATATTTTCATCTGATGGATTAATTTTCATAACTCATGATCACTATAAAACATTTGAAAAAAAATGA
- a CDS encoding barstar family protein, whose product MKTINFDFNTIRKSTDFYSQFRNKFEINSDFVNNRDGLWDALTGMIELPVKIEFHNLNLTSLDKFQKLISLFEDAEEETDGLLEFSYFIDK is encoded by the coding sequence ATGAAAACAATCAATTTTGACTTTAATACTATCAGAAAATCTACTGATTTTTACTCCCAATTTAGAAATAAATTCGAGATAAATTCCGATTTCGTTAATAATCGAGACGGCTTATGGGATGCTTTAACCGGAATGATTGAATTACCTGTAAAAATTGAATTTCATAATCTCAATCTAACGTCTTTAGACAAATTCCAAAAACTGATATCTCTTTTCGAAGATGCTGAAGAGGAAACAGACGGGTTACTGGAATTTTCATATTTTATAGATAAGTAA
- a CDS encoding polyprenol monophosphomannose synthase, translating into MTNKLVIIPTYNEKENIQDIILKVLNLENTFHVLVVDDSSPDGTGAIVKKLQSQYPEQLFLEERKAKDGLGRAYIHGFKWALSKGYDYIFEMDADFSHNPEDIPRLYEACLNGADMAVGSRYSQGVNVVNWPMNRVLLSFFASKYVRMVTGLPIHDSTAGFVCFTRKVLESLPLDKVKLVGYGFQIEMKFRTYCKKFKIVEVPIIFTDRTKGESKMSGAIISEAVFGVIKMKIMALTGKL; encoded by the coding sequence ATGACAAACAAATTAGTCATCATACCTACTTACAACGAAAAAGAAAATATTCAGGATATTATTTTAAAAGTTCTAAACCTTGAAAACACATTTCATGTTTTAGTAGTTGATGATTCTTCTCCGGACGGTACCGGAGCTATAGTAAAAAAACTACAATCCCAATATCCGGAACAACTATTTCTGGAGGAAAGAAAAGCAAAAGACGGATTAGGCCGTGCGTATATTCACGGATTTAAATGGGCGTTATCAAAAGGATACGATTATATCTTTGAAATGGATGCAGACTTTTCTCATAACCCTGAAGATATACCCCGTTTATATGAGGCTTGTTTAAATGGTGCTGATATGGCTGTAGGCTCCAGATACTCTCAAGGTGTAAATGTAGTCAACTGGCCCATGAATCGGGTTTTACTTTCTTTTTTTGCATCAAAGTATGTACGAATGGTAACAGGTCTCCCGATACATGATTCAACCGCTGGATTTGTTTGTTTTACGAGAAAGGTATTAGAATCTTTACCTTTAGATAAGGTGAAATTGGTTGGATACGGGTTTCAAATCGAAATGAAATTCAGAACCTATTGCAAAAAATTTAAAATTGTAGAAGTACCCATTATTTTTACTGATAGAACTAAAGGAGAATCTAAAATGAGCGGTGCAATTATTAGCGAAGCAGTTTTTGGAGTGATAAAGATGAAAATAATGGCTTTAACAGGAAAATTATGA
- a CDS encoding DUF4296 domain-containing protein encodes MKQILITLFFLCVLSSCQHALDKPEDLLSKEEMVDIMTDIYLYKQTPAELPLNDEIASDTYIAIFKKYKISKETFQQSFSYYYSNIEDMQHIYDRVIKNLKNKLPSKQLDILNAEEKAESEDKKMKK; translated from the coding sequence ATGAAACAGATATTAATCACTTTATTTTTTTTGTGCGTTTTATCCTCTTGCCAGCATGCATTGGATAAACCTGAAGATCTATTATCTAAGGAGGAAATGGTTGATATAATGACGGATATTTACCTTTATAAACAAACCCCTGCGGAGCTTCCATTAAATGATGAAATAGCTTCTGATACTTATATTGCTATTTTTAAAAAATATAAAATATCAAAAGAAACTTTCCAACAAAGTTTCAGTTACTACTATTCCAATATTGAAGATATGCAACACATATATGACCGAGTCATAAAAAATTTAAAAAATAAATTACCTTCAAAACAATTAGACATTTTAAATGCTGAAGAAAAGGCTGAAAGCGAAGACAAAAAAATGAAAAAATGA
- a CDS encoding thioredoxin family protein, protein MKKICIILLFIISQLVHSQVKKLYSPLENAEQKIDSLLSVAQKENKFVLIQIGGNWCQWCLRFHQLIKETPEIQNIINKNFLVYNLNYSKENKNEELLTKYEFPQRFGFPVFVILNQNGVKIHTQQSDYLENGENGYNIERVKNFLEQWSPIMLDSKTYQK, encoded by the coding sequence ATGAAAAAAATTTGTATTATCCTTTTATTTATAATTTCTCAGCTGGTACATTCTCAAGTTAAAAAATTATACAGTCCTTTGGAAAATGCTGAGCAAAAAATTGACTCGCTATTGTCTGTGGCTCAAAAAGAAAATAAATTTGTACTTATACAAATAGGCGGAAACTGGTGCCAATGGTGTTTAAGATTCCACCAACTTATTAAAGAGACTCCGGAAATTCAAAATATCATAAACAAAAATTTTTTAGTGTATAATCTTAATTATTCAAAAGAAAATAAAAATGAAGAATTGTTGACTAAATATGAATTTCCGCAAAGGTTTGGATTTCCTGTATTTGTAATACTTAATCAGAACGGAGTAAAAATACATACGCAACAATCGGATTATTTAGAAAATGGAGAAAATGGATATAACATAGAGCGTGTTAAAAATTTTTTAGAACAATGGTCTCCTATAATGCTTGATTCTAAAACTTATCAAAAATAA